The Leptospira montravelensis nucleotide sequence GTTGAGATACCTAACTCTCGCTCTAAAATAACTCGAGCTAAACCAGCAGCAGCAACTCTGCCTATGGTTTCACGAACGGAGGAGCGTCCGCCACCCACATGGGCACGATGTCCGTATTTTTCTGAATAGGTATAATCTGCATGAGAAGGCCGAAAGACATGTGCCATTTCATCATAGTCACTACCTATTGTATTTTGGTTATTTACCTTCATTAAAATGGGACTACCCGTTGTTTTTCCCTGGAAAACTCCAGACTCAACAACCATCCGATCTTTTTCATCCCTGGGAGTGGTAAGATCATTTTGACCTGGCCTTCGCCGTGTTAAATCTTTTTGGATTTCTTCTTCTGGAAATGGAAGGCCAGCAGGAACTCCATCCACAACCACACCAACGGAAGTTCCGTGGGACTCACCATACGTAGATACTCGAAAAATTTTTCCCCAACTTGAAGGCATATACGGACAATGAAAATGGAGATTGCATTCTCTCCAATAAAGTTTTTCATGTTCTTGGAATGCACATTCTCTTTGAAGGCCAGAAATACAAGGCGATGCTGATCAGTTTTGGATTTCACCTTTTGTTACTATTGGCTCTATTTGGATATAACCTGCTTAGGGACATAGATTCGACATATTTGAATCTCAAAGAAGGGGGAGCCACTTCGAACCTGCGCTTACAATTTTTATCTGGAATGGGAAAATCCCAATCTTCTTCCCCGACAAATCTCGCACAAGATAATGGAACCAAAACGGTGGAAGATGAAATTTCTGAATTCCAAAATTGTTTGAGTTATCCGCCTCTTGCCTTGGAACAAAAACTCGAAGATACATGCGTTTATAAACTTTCAGTAAAAGAAGATGGTACTCTAGAAAAAATTGCAGTGGTCACCGCATGTAGGTATGCCGTCTTTGATTTACAGGTGCGTCGGCAACTTGCCGATTGGCATTTTCAATATTCCAAAGGTAAAGAATTTGTTCTACCCATTAGGTTCCGTTTAGATGTCCGAGACTAATCCCCCCATAGAAGAAAGTGCTTGGTACATTGTGTATACAAAACCCCGAGCGGAAAAAAAACTCAGTGAACTTTTAACCAAATACCATTTAGAAAATTATCTCCCCATCCGCAAAGAAAGGAAAAAATGGACTGATCGATTTAAATGGATCCATGTTCCCATCCTTCCTTCTTATATTTTTGTAAAAATCGTTTTCTGGAGAGATAAGAATAAAGTTCTGCAATTACCAGGTTCTCACCATTTTGTATTTCATAAAGGCCAACCAGCAACTGTGACCCAAAACGATATTGATCTATTAGAAGAAGGTCTACAAAAGTATGCTGATAGTTTGAAGGTTAGTCCTGAATCCGTATTGGAAAAAGGGAAAATGGTTCGCATCATTAGCGGAGCACTAAAAGACAAAATAATGGAAATTTTAAAAGTTAAAAATAAAACCTTAGTGGTCCTAAGGTTACCAGGTGTTGATACTGCTTTTTCTTATGAAATCAAAGTAGATGATTTAGCCTGGGAGGAACTACTCGTATGAAAGAAAAAGATACACTATCAATCGTAAAACAAGCGCTCGATGACGAAATTTCATCTTTAATTCATTTTAGAGACGAACTAGATCCAACGGTAAAAGATTGTATCGATCTAATCTTAAAATCAAAAGGGAAAGTGATAGTCACAGGAGTTGGAAAATCTGGTGACATTGCCAAAAAAATATCCCATACACTTTCCTCCACCGGCACTTCAGCATATTTTTTACATCCGACAGATGCCTCACATGGGGATTCAGGGATTGTCGGTCCAGACGATGTAGTCCTTGCGATAGGAAAAAGTGGCGAATCGGAAGAACTGAACTACATACTCCCGACACTTCGTAAAATTGGTGCAAAAATTGTTGGAATCACGGCAAACGCCAAATCAAAGTTAGCCTCTCTTTCTGATATTGTTATCATTACTCCTGTATTAAAAGAAGCCTGCCCATTAGATTTGGCTCCTACATCAAGCACAACCATTGCTCTCGTTTTAGGAGATGCCATTGCTGTGGCTCTTATGGAATTAAAAAATTTCCAAGCCAATGATTTTGCTTTATACCACCCGGCAGGTAGGCTTGGAAAACGACTTTCACTATACCTTTCCGATGTTATGCGAAAAGGGGAAAGAAATGCGTCAATTCCAGAGGATGCAAACCTCGAAACCATTCTCAAAGAAATTACCGAAAAAGGTATTGGAGCCACAGGGGTTATAGACTCTAATGCAAAACTAATCGGCCTAATCACCGACTATGACATTCGAAAGTATCTAACTAAAAACACTCTATTACCAACAGTTACAGCCAAAGATATGATGAACGCAAATCCAAGCAGTTTCCGACCAGAGGAAAAAGCCTATGACGTTTTAATCAAAATGGAAGGTCGGGAAAGACCAATATCCGTGGCTCCCGTTGTAGATGATAAAGGTTTATTTGTGGGAATGATCTCCCTTCACGACTTATTACAAAAAGGACTTTAAATTATTATGCCAGAATCTTACAAAATCATAGCCTCTGTTGGAGAAGACGACCTCCGACATTTGCAAAAAAAAGATGTAAAAGAAATCGATGTGATCGAAGTGCGATTGGATCTTTTTTCCAGAAACTACATCCAAAAGGAAATGAAAAAAAAGCTCAAAGCTTTAGGTCTTCCAGTGCTTTTTACTTACAGACGTGCGGAAGATAGCAGCGTTCGTTCTTATGTAAAACTATTCCATGAAGATGTTGAAGGAATTTTAAAAGATTTTAATGATAACGCAAATTATCTGGATATCGAACTAAATCGGGAAGACACCATTTTTAAAAATTACGAAAATCTAAACTATCGCATCATTTATTCTTATCATTCGTTTAAAAAGTCGATCCTTGCCAATGAAATGACAAATTTCATAAACAAAGCAAAACCAGTAAAAAAGAAAAATCCTATTTTCAAATTTGCAATTACACCTGAAGACATCGAAGAAACTGCCGATTTTTTGAATGATATCAAACTTTTGTCTAAATCAAACACGATGATTGGTATTTGTATGGGAGAACTAGGAATTATATCTCGCGTTTTTGGGGACAAGTTCAATTCATCATTCACTTATATGACGTTAGGCGAACCTAAAGCCCCAGGCCAAATGTCGGTAGAAACATTTAAAAAACTCAGGGCTGATTTATTTAAAAGTCCAAGTTTAGCAAAAGAAGCAAAGGAAGATTAATATTAGTTTTGGGAACTTACTGTTCCCGCTTTTGTTTTAATAAACTCACGAAAATTTACATCTTTCCAGACATCTTTAAAATCCTTTTCTAAGGACTCGGAAACCCAGTATTCTGGTTTTAGATCGGCTGCTAACTTAAACTGTTCCTTTGTTTTGGAGATGTCACCTTTTTTAGAGTAACATCTAGCAAGAAGGTAATGTCCTGAGGAAGAACCTGTTACTTTTTGTAAAATGGTAATCGCTAAATCCACTTTGCCTGAATAAAAATAATTACGACCTCGGTAGAATAAAAATTCCCGCGTTTCTGCTTTGACTGCATCTTTTTCTAAAACTGAAAAATAAGTTTCTGCTTTGTCAAAAGCATTAGTTTCCGTATAACGCCTTGCTAGTTTAAGAAACCCAACTTGGTATTTTTCTGGAGTTTGGGTTAAATCAGGAAATTTAGAATCAATGAATTCTGAATACTTTGAAAAACTGGTTTCAAATTTTTTAGTGCGTTGTCCCGCTTCAAACATACAAACAAAACGAAACATATGTGATTCCACTTGGTTGGGATTGAGTGAAAGCGCTTTATCCGCTGATGAAATACAGTTTTCCCAATCTGATTTTTGTTCGTATAACCTTGCCAAGGCTAAGAGTGGTGGGTCTTTCTGTAATTGTTTGTATGCTTGTTGGAAAGAAGTTTCTGCTTTATCCAGTTCTGCTAACTTTTGATAAGCGAATCCTTCGTTTAAATA carries:
- a CDS encoding LIC_10042 family TonB-like protein, encoding MKAYTDNENGDCILSNKVFHVLGMHILFEGQKYKAMLISFGFHLLLLLALFGYNLLRDIDSTYLNLKEGGATSNLRLQFLSGMGKSQSSSPTNLAQDNGTKTVEDEISEFQNCLSYPPLALEQKLEDTCVYKLSVKEDGTLEKIAVVTACRYAVFDLQVRRQLADWHFQYSKGKEFVLPIRFRLDVRD
- a CDS encoding UpxY family transcription antiterminator; translated protein: MSETNPPIEESAWYIVYTKPRAEKKLSELLTKYHLENYLPIRKERKKWTDRFKWIHVPILPSYIFVKIVFWRDKNKVLQLPGSHHFVFHKGQPATVTQNDIDLLEEGLQKYADSLKVSPESVLEKGKMVRIISGALKDKIMEILKVKNKTLVVLRLPGVDTAFSYEIKVDDLAWEELLV
- a CDS encoding KpsF/GutQ family sugar-phosphate isomerase, whose translation is MKEKDTLSIVKQALDDEISSLIHFRDELDPTVKDCIDLILKSKGKVIVTGVGKSGDIAKKISHTLSSTGTSAYFLHPTDASHGDSGIVGPDDVVLAIGKSGESEELNYILPTLRKIGAKIVGITANAKSKLASLSDIVIITPVLKEACPLDLAPTSSTTIALVLGDAIAVALMELKNFQANDFALYHPAGRLGKRLSLYLSDVMRKGERNASIPEDANLETILKEITEKGIGATGVIDSNAKLIGLITDYDIRKYLTKNTLLPTVTAKDMMNANPSSFRPEEKAYDVLIKMEGRERPISVAPVVDDKGLFVGMISLHDLLQKGL
- a CDS encoding type I 3-dehydroquinate dehydratase; this encodes MPESYKIIASVGEDDLRHLQKKDVKEIDVIEVRLDLFSRNYIQKEMKKKLKALGLPVLFTYRRAEDSSVRSYVKLFHEDVEGILKDFNDNANYLDIELNREDTIFKNYENLNYRIIYSYHSFKKSILANEMTNFINKAKPVKKKNPIFKFAITPEDIEETADFLNDIKLLSKSNTMIGICMGELGIISRVFGDKFNSSFTYMTLGEPKAPGQMSVETFKKLRADLFKSPSLAKEAKED